TAATTTCGCTCAACCAGTTGTTCAGTTCGTCAAATAGTTGCATGTAGCCGCCGGTTTGGTCGGTTGGTGCAAATGGGTGCAGTTTGCTAAACTCGGGCCAGGTAACCGGTACCATCTCGGTGGTGGCATTCAGCTTCATAGTGCAAGAACCCAGGGCGATCATGCTGTGGCACAGCGAAAGATCTTTCGTTTCCAGCGATTTGATATAACGCAGCATCTCATGCTCAGAGTGATGCGTGTTGAATACCGGGTGGGTTAAGTAGGCAGATTGACGCTGTAACTCAGCCGGGATAATCGTGGTTACATTAGCCTGCAGACCGCTAAAGTCAACATCGCTCAACGTTTTGCCCTTTACTTTGGCAAATACACGAACAATGGTTTTAATATCTTCCAGGCGGGTAGTTTCATCAATGCTGATAGTTACTTCGCTGCCGTTATAGTGGAAATTACATTCCTCATTAATAGCTACGCCGTGCAGCGGAGCTGCCAGATTGCCCAGATCGAATTTAACTGTATCAAAGTAAGCCTGGTTCAGTTGCTTGTAATCCAACTGCTCTAATGATTGGGTTAACAGAACTGCTAAGCCATGTATACGCTCAGCAATCAGCTTCAAACCCTGCGGACCGTGGTAAGCGGCATACATACCAGCCATTATAGCCAGCAGCGCCTGCGCGGTACAAATGTTAGAAGTTGCCTTATCTCTGCGGATGTGCTGCTCGCGGGTTTGGAGAGCCATACGCAGGGCATAGTCGCCGGCGCTGTCAATAGTTACGCCAATAATGCGGCCCGGCATTGAGCGCTTGTACTCTTCCTTAGTAGTAAAGAAGGCCGCATGCGGACCACCAAAGCCCATCGGTACGCCGAAGCGCTGCGAGGTACCCACCACAATATCTGCGCCCCACTCACCCGGAGGGGTAAGCAGTACCAGGCTCATCAAATCGGCCACTACGGTCAGTTTGATGTTTTGCTGGTGTGCGGCGGTGGCAAAATCAGTATAGTTATAAGCCTCGCCTTTGCCTGCCGGGTACTGCACAATGGCGCCAAACATGCTGTCGGTCAGTTCAACCGTGCGGTGGTCACCAATTTGCAGCTTGATGCCGTAAGGCTCAGAGCGGGTTTTAAGAATGTCAATAGTTTGCGGGAACAGCTCTTCAGATACAAAGAAGGTATCGGCCTGCTGGTTTTTACGCAGGGTATACTGCATAAACATGGCCTCGGCGGCGGCGGTACCTTCGTCAAGCAGCGATGCATTGGCAATTTCCATCCCGGTCAGATCAACCACCATGGTCTGGAAGTTGAGCAGCGCCTGCAAACGGCCCTGGGCAATTTCGGCCTGGTAAGGTGTGTACTGGGTATACCATCCCGGATTTTCCAGAATGTTACGCTGAATAACGCCTGGTACAATCACATCATAATAACCCTGGCCAATAAATGATTTGAAAACCTTGTTTTTAGAAGCGGTTTGCTTCAGTGTATTCAGGTAATCAAACTCGCTTTTGGCGGTTGGTAAATTAAGCGGGTTTTTTAAGCGGATGCGTTGCGGAATGGTCTGATCGATGAGTTCATCGAGGGATTTTACTCCTACAGTTTGCAGCATTTTTGCCGTGTCGGCCTGGCTGGGGGCAATGTGCCGCGACTGGAATTTCTCCTGGTAAGCTGTGTTTAAAGTCATGTATTAAGCTGTCCCTTTTTTAATGGCGCAAAGGTACGCTTTTAACATTGCACTAACAATCGGGAAACAAAAGGTTACAATATATTAACGTGTAAATTTATTAACTTGGTTGGCTGAAACCTCGACCTGATGGGACGATCACAATTTGTACTATTACTCCTGATGCTATTGGCGCGTCTCGGCGCGCAAGCCGCCACCTTACAGTAACCAGCAATGCTGATGGCGGGCCGGGTACATTGCGCCAGGCCTTGCTGGATGCTGCGGCAAATGGCAGTGCGGAGAAGGATTATATTGTTTTTAATTTGCCGGATGTGAGCGAGGCGGGGAGGACGATAACAATCTCTACTAATTTGCCTTATGTTTCTTCAAATATAGTAATTGACGCTACAACTCAACCCGGCACAGCTTTTGGGCGGAGCAACGCGAAAGTTATTTTGCAGCCGGATTCTCCTACTAAAATAATTTATGGACTAATGCTAGTGAATACCAAAGGGGTAGAACTCTATGGTTTTTATATCCGTGATTTTAACGCCAAAATAGAAGAGT
This region of Mucilaginibacter yixingensis genomic DNA includes:
- the gcvP gene encoding aminomethyl-transferring glycine dehydrogenase produces the protein MTLNTAYQEKFQSRHIAPSQADTAKMLQTVGVKSLDELIDQTIPQRIRLKNPLNLPTAKSEFDYLNTLKQTASKNKVFKSFIGQGYYDVIVPGVIQRNILENPGWYTQYTPYQAEIAQGRLQALLNFQTMVVDLTGMEIANASLLDEGTAAAEAMFMQYTLRKNQQADTFFVSEELFPQTIDILKTRSEPYGIKLQIGDHRTVELTDSMFGAIVQYPAGKGEAYNYTDFATAAHQQNIKLTVVADLMSLVLLTPPGEWGADIVVGTSQRFGVPMGFGGPHAAFFTTKEEYKRSMPGRIIGVTIDSAGDYALRMALQTREQHIRRDKATSNICTAQALLAIMAGMYAAYHGPQGLKLIAERIHGLAVLLTQSLEQLDYKQLNQAYFDTVKFDLGNLAAPLHGVAINEECNFHYNGSEVTISIDETTRLEDIKTIVRVFAKVKGKTLSDVDFSGLQANVTTIIPAELQRQSAYLTHPVFNTHHSEHEMLRYIKSLETKDLSLCHSMIALGSCTMKLNATTEMVPVTWPEFSKLHPFAPTDQTGGYMQLFDELNNWLSEITGFAAMSLQPNAGAQGEYAGLMVIRAYHNDRGDHHRNIALIPSSAHGTNPASAAMAGMKIIVVKCDENGNIDVADLKAKAEEHKDDLSCLMVTYPSTHGVFEESIIEVCDIIHQNGGQVYMDGANMNAQVGLTSPANIGADVCHLNLHKTFCIPHGGGGPGMGPIGVAKHLVPYLPGHAVVDIEQGKSIHAVSAAPWGSASILIISHAYIAMMGAEGLTDATRYAILNANYIKSRLEHHYPVLYTGSHGRCAHEMILDCRSFKSFGIEVTDIAKRLMDYGFHAPTVSFPVAGTVMVEPTESEPKSELDRFCDAMIAIRHEIDNVEKGLSDKTDNPLKNAPHTAAVVTGNEWTHSYTRQKAAFPLPYVADYKFWPSVGRVNDTYGDRTLICSCPPLSDYEFEESEVSTPEFGT